The following proteins are co-located in the Echinicola sp. 20G genome:
- a CDS encoding TonB-dependent receptor has protein sequence MKKILLVMVFVGLGQLLMAQTNGTISGFVQDETGNPIPFASVILNGTSFGAATGEEGKYQFTAPSGSYTLTISAVGFTAIDRKITVRGGQLTNVPLVELKATEEELSTVTVTGARSEYKVDKPSNSLRLNTPLIETPQNIQVITGELLNDQQVIDMSDGVLRNVSGASRLEHWGNMYARVNMRGSRAGAFRNGMNVTSNWGPLNEDMSFVSHIEFVKGPAGFMMSNGEPSGIYNVVTKKPTGETKGAVNFTVGSFDLYRGTLDLDGKLSKNGKLLYRLNVMGQTQNSFQDYNFTNRYSIAPVLSYQLDEDTKLTLEYAYQHAKMANVGSAYVFSTEGYGIYDQSFTIAEPGLDPTNVDDHSVMANLQHQINKNWKVTGQLAYFNYSMEGSSMWLNGIEGTNLLRYVSIWDALNESTYGQVYLNGEVKTGSVNHRILTGLDMGTKEYMADWSQSHQLDSEEMPFDTDNPSYGFPANGLPQFDRSKSLKQRANTTAITQSYTGFYVQDELGFFDNDLRLTLAGRYTYVSQNSYGTTVDESQVTPRVGLSYSFDSQTSAYALFDQSFVPQTGVLRGGEKPKPITGNNIEFGMKRDFFNGKWSTGLSVYRILKNNQLVPDPEDPNNQYSLQLGQTRAQGIEFDARGELAPGLVLVANYAYTDSEITKDTREDQVGNLVPGFSKHLANAWLTYKLNEGTLKGFGVSAGFTFQGDRSTWNWPGDGQMELPNYFKLDGGLSWENNNLTIRANVFNILDKYLYSGSAYATYYYYQAEAPRNARLSVGFKF, from the coding sequence AGGGAAAATACCAATTCACTGCTCCTTCAGGAAGCTATACTTTGACTATTTCTGCAGTTGGTTTTACTGCGATTGATAGAAAAATAACAGTAAGGGGAGGTCAACTTACCAATGTTCCATTGGTGGAATTGAAAGCAACTGAAGAAGAGCTAAGCACAGTAACGGTGACTGGAGCAAGAAGTGAATATAAGGTGGATAAACCATCAAACAGTTTACGCTTGAATACGCCTTTGATCGAAACACCACAAAACATCCAGGTGATCACTGGAGAGCTTTTGAACGATCAGCAAGTGATTGATATGAGTGATGGTGTACTTAGAAACGTCAGTGGTGCCTCTAGGTTGGAACACTGGGGTAATATGTATGCAAGAGTGAATATGAGAGGTTCTAGAGCAGGAGCTTTCAGAAATGGAATGAATGTTACCTCCAATTGGGGCCCTTTAAATGAAGACATGAGTTTTGTGTCTCATATAGAATTTGTAAAGGGACCTGCCGGTTTTATGATGTCCAATGGTGAACCGAGTGGTATCTACAATGTAGTAACCAAAAAGCCAACAGGTGAAACTAAAGGCGCTGTTAATTTTACCGTAGGAAGCTTTGACCTTTACAGAGGTACATTGGACCTAGATGGTAAATTGAGCAAAAATGGAAAATTGCTTTATAGATTGAATGTGATGGGGCAAACTCAGAACTCCTTCCAAGATTATAATTTCACTAATCGCTACAGCATTGCACCTGTCTTGAGTTATCAGTTGGATGAGGATACAAAGCTAACTTTAGAGTATGCCTATCAGCATGCTAAAATGGCCAATGTAGGTTCTGCTTATGTATTTTCTACTGAAGGCTACGGGATCTATGACCAGAGTTTTACCATTGCTGAGCCTGGATTGGACCCGACAAATGTAGATGACCACAGTGTGATGGCCAATTTGCAACACCAGATCAATAAAAATTGGAAAGTTACTGGCCAGTTAGCCTATTTCAATTACAGTATGGAGGGTAGCTCTATGTGGTTGAATGGTATTGAAGGAACCAACTTATTGAGGTATGTTTCCATCTGGGATGCCTTAAATGAAAGTACCTATGGACAAGTATACCTAAATGGTGAAGTGAAAACAGGATCAGTAAACCATCGTATTTTGACAGGTTTGGATATGGGAACCAAAGAGTACATGGCTGACTGGAGCCAGTCGCATCAATTGGATTCAGAGGAGATGCCTTTTGATACCGATAATCCTTCTTATGGATTTCCAGCCAATGGCCTACCACAATTTGACAGAAGCAAAAGTTTAAAACAAAGAGCCAATACAACTGCTATTACACAGTCTTATACAGGCTTCTATGTACAGGATGAGCTGGGATTCTTTGACAATGATTTGAGATTGACTTTGGCGGGAAGGTACACATACGTGTCCCAAAACTCCTACGGAACTACAGTAGATGAAAGTCAAGTAACACCAAGAGTTGGTTTAAGTTATTCCTTTGATAGCCAGACTTCAGCTTATGCTTTGTTTGATCAATCATTTGTGCCTCAAACAGGTGTTCTTAGAGGAGGAGAGAAGCCAAAGCCTATTACTGGAAACAATATTGAATTTGGGATGAAACGAGACTTCTTTAATGGAAAATGGAGTACTGGTCTTTCTGTGTATAGAATATTGAAAAACAATCAGCTTGTTCCAGATCCTGAAGATCCAAACAATCAGTATTCTTTGCAGTTGGGACAAACCAGGGCTCAGGGAATTGAATTTGATGCAAGAGGAGAGTTAGCTCCTGGTTTGGTATTAGTGGCTAATTATGCCTACACAGATTCTGAAATCACAAAGGATACTAGGGAAGATCAGGTAGGTAATTTAGTGCCTGGCTTTTCCAAGCACTTGGCGAATGCTTGGTTGACCTATAAACTTAACGAAGGCACTTTGAAGGGCTTTGGTGTATCAGCTGGCTTTACTTTCCAAGGAGACAGATCAACCTGGAATTGGCCTGGAGATGGGCAGATGGAACTGCCTAATTACTTCAAATTGGATGGTGGACTGTCATGGGAAAACAATAACCTGACCATTAGAGCAAATGTGTTTAATATCCTGGATAAATATCTTTATTCTGGGTCTGCTTACGCGACGTATTACTACTACCAAGCAGAAGCACCGAGAAATGCTCGTCTAAGTGTAGGGTTTAAATTCTAA
- a CDS encoding DUF4198 domain-containing protein, translating into MKMKFSLLLALALFVNLGCAMAHALWIETEVVGKKGQQQEVKIFYGEYAEGMIEKVGDWYSDVKEFELWLIDPAGNKTALKTTEGEDHFTAYFTPEMDGVYRLQIGHSAKDLGGDYIYQFNTASQVWVGKGQPTVKEETATDLALILTAQKEKSLKTPLEFKVLFKGEPQEGVSVSVVSPTGWAKTYETDEEGNVTVETPWKGQYIIEATDTEETSGEHYGAAYNFIWRCATQSIIKE; encoded by the coding sequence ATGAAAATGAAATTCAGTTTGTTATTGGCTTTGGCCTTGTTTGTGAATTTAGGTTGTGCCATGGCACATGCTCTTTGGATTGAAACTGAGGTGGTAGGGAAGAAAGGCCAACAACAAGAAGTAAAGATCTTCTATGGAGAGTACGCTGAAGGCATGATCGAAAAGGTGGGAGACTGGTACTCTGATGTTAAGGAATTTGAATTATGGCTTATTGATCCAGCTGGTAATAAGACAGCTTTGAAAACCACTGAAGGAGAGGATCATTTTACTGCATACTTTACTCCGGAAATGGACGGGGTATACCGCTTACAGATTGGTCATTCTGCAAAGGACCTAGGCGGGGATTACATTTACCAATTCAATACAGCTTCTCAAGTATGGGTAGGTAAGGGGCAGCCAACAGTAAAAGAAGAAACGGCCACTGACTTGGCCTTGATTCTTACTGCTCAAAAGGAAAAAAGTTTGAAAACTCCATTGGAATTTAAGGTTTTATTTAAAGGTGAACCTCAGGAAGGGGTATCTGTTTCTGTAGTGAGTCCAACAGGTTGGGCCAAGACCTATGAGACAGATGAGGAAGGTAATGTGACCGTGGAGACTCCATGGAAAGGTCAATACATCATAGAGGCTACTGATACGGAAGAAACTTCTGGGGAACATTATGGCGCTGCCTATAATTTCATCTGGAGATGTGCCACGCAAAGCATCATTAAAGAGTAG
- a CDS encoding PhoPQ-activated pathogenicity-related family protein, whose translation MKKVLFKVLLLFASIAQPYYSNAQENHSALKNYLEKPNPEFYVECVQTVQKNKVTQYEFILTSQKWKDYTWKHRLVILAPNKTKYQKGLLYIGGGSLEEETPRIRERDDQLINELAKLASENQTIVSAVFQVPNQPLFDGKVEDQIISYTLHQYQETDDEEWPLLFPMVKSVQKAMDVVTLFTKNQLGHQVDGFLLTGLSKRGWTTWLTAAQDERVIAIAPMVIDVLNMPVSLQYQIEMWQDYSPEIQDYVNLGIPQQSNSEKGKATISMVDPYAYRHQLTVPKLVFVGTNDPYWPVDAAKNYWNDLPGKNNLIYIPNVGHGLGDGTSAFQNLSAFLEFQCREKTLPAPTLELLENTGQSVKLSTKFDVQKPKKIELWEAYSEEDMDFRDERWSKHKIKDPNTSVSLPSKGQKTFYFAYHYTTTNGKSYYITSNMIRCDKYGVIK comes from the coding sequence ATGAAAAAGGTATTGTTTAAGGTCCTTTTGCTATTTGCTTCTATAGCTCAACCTTACTATTCAAACGCCCAGGAAAACCATTCCGCTTTGAAAAATTATTTAGAAAAGCCCAATCCTGAATTTTATGTAGAATGTGTTCAGACCGTACAAAAAAACAAGGTCACACAATATGAGTTTATCCTTACTTCCCAAAAATGGAAAGATTATACGTGGAAACACAGACTAGTAATTCTCGCCCCCAATAAAACCAAATATCAAAAGGGACTCCTTTATATCGGAGGAGGAAGTTTAGAGGAGGAAACCCCAAGAATTAGGGAGCGGGATGATCAACTGATCAATGAGCTGGCCAAACTTGCCTCTGAAAACCAAACTATTGTTTCAGCCGTCTTTCAAGTACCCAACCAGCCGCTCTTTGATGGAAAAGTGGAAGACCAAATCATCTCCTACACCCTACATCAGTATCAGGAGACAGATGATGAAGAATGGCCCTTGTTATTTCCCATGGTGAAATCTGTACAAAAGGCCATGGACGTAGTTACCCTGTTTACAAAAAATCAACTAGGTCATCAAGTGGACGGCTTTCTACTCACAGGGCTGTCCAAAAGAGGCTGGACCACTTGGTTAACTGCCGCTCAGGACGAAAGGGTTATTGCCATTGCTCCTATGGTAATAGACGTTTTGAACATGCCTGTAAGTTTGCAATACCAAATAGAGATGTGGCAGGACTACAGTCCTGAAATACAAGACTATGTCAATCTCGGAATCCCTCAACAATCCAATTCGGAAAAAGGGAAAGCTACCATTTCAATGGTAGACCCATATGCCTATAGGCATCAATTGACTGTCCCTAAATTAGTCTTTGTAGGCACCAATGACCCTTACTGGCCGGTTGATGCCGCAAAAAACTATTGGAATGACCTACCCGGAAAAAACAACCTCATCTATATCCCAAATGTAGGCCATGGATTAGGCGATGGCACCTCAGCTTTTCAAAATTTAAGTGCCTTTCTAGAGTTTCAATGCAGAGAAAAAACCTTGCCCGCCCCTACCCTCGAACTATTGGAAAACACGGGCCAATCTGTCAAGCTTTCTACTAAATTTGATGTGCAAAAGCCGAAGAAAATTGAACTTTGGGAAGCCTATTCCGAGGAAGATATGGACTTTAGGGATGAACGATGGTCAAAGCATAAAATCAAAGACCCCAACACATCTGTTTCCTTACCCTCCAAAGGGCAAAAGACTTTTTATTTCGCCTATCATTACACCACCACAAATGGAAAATCCTATTACATCACGAGTAATATGATCAGATGTGACAAGTATGGTGTAATCAAATAA